A stretch of Rhinoderma darwinii isolate aRhiDar2 chromosome 4, aRhiDar2.hap1, whole genome shotgun sequence DNA encodes these proteins:
- the MAP3K7 gene encoding mitogen-activated protein kinase kinase kinase 7 isoform X3 produces MRLHTLCVHSILGSCIDITSTNTSNKSDEIQPSADDTIKRIESKLAHLKNQSKSGESGRLSLPPSRGSSVESLSDTRGKPSSLLGTSENKRMSADMSELEARISASTAYTKPKRGHRKTASFGNILDVPEIIITAGNGQPRRRSVQDLSIVGTESNPESRSRSSSRSSSPSVRMITTSGPTPDKPARGIPWVPDDSDTNGSDNSIPMAYLTLDHQLQPLAPCPNSKESMAVFEQHCKMAQEYMKVQTEIALLLQRKQELIAELDQDEKDQQNTSRLVQEHKKLLDENKSLSTYYQQCKKQLDVIRSQQQKRQGTS; encoded by the exons ATGCGTCTCCACACATTGTGTGTTCACAGTATTCTAG GATCTTGCATTGACATTACTTCAACAAATACCAGCAATAAGAGTGATGAAATCCAACCCAGTGCTGACGATACCATTAAACGGATAGAGTCCAAACTGGCACATTTAAAAAATCAGTCCAAAAGT GGTGAATCAGGCCGTTTGAGTTTACCACCTTCTCGCGGTAGCAGCGTAGAAAGCCTGTCTGATACACGAGGGAAGCCCTCTTCATTGTTGGGCACATCTGAGAACAAAAGAATGAGTGCTGACATGTCTGAATTGGAAGCAAGGATTTCTGCTAGTACAG CTTATACCAAGCCTAAACGAGGCCACCGTAAAACTGCTTCATTTGGCAATATTCTGGATGTCCCTGAGATCATCATAACAG CAGGCAACGGGCAGCCGAGGCGCAGATCTGTTCAGGACCTTAGTATTGTTGGAACAGAATCCAATCCG GAAAGTAGAAGTAGAAGCAGCAGCAGATCCTCAAGTCCTAGTGTGAGGATGATTACTACCTCAGGACCAACCCCTGACAAGCCAGCACGTGGTATTCCATGGGTTCCTGATGATTCAG ATACCAATGGTTCAGATAACTCAATACCAATGGCATACCTTACTCTGGATCATCAGTTACAA CCCCTAGCACCATGTCCAAACTCCAAAGAATCTATGGCTGTGTTTGAGCAGCACTGCAAAATGGCACAGGAATATATGAAAGTACAAACGGAGATTGCATTATTACTGCAACGAAA GCAAGAACTAATAGCAGAACTTGACCAGGATGAAAAAGACCAACAAAATACATCTCGTCTGGTACAGGAGCACAAAAAGCTTTTAGATGAAAACAAAAGCCTTTCAACGTATTATCAGCAATGCAAGAAACAGCTGGACGTCATCCGAAGCCAGCAACAGAAACGGCAAGGAACATCCTGA
- the MAP3K7 gene encoding mitogen-activated protein kinase kinase kinase 7 isoform X4, producing the protein MITTSGPTPDKPARGIPWVPDDSDTNGSDNSIPMAYLTLDHQLQPLAPCPNSKESMAVFEQHCKMAQEYMKVQTEIALLLQRKQELIAELDQDEKDQQNTSRLVQEHKKLLDENKSLSTYYQQCKKQLDVIRSQQQKRQGTS; encoded by the exons ATGATTACTACCTCAGGACCAACCCCTGACAAGCCAGCACGTGGTATTCCATGGGTTCCTGATGATTCAG ATACCAATGGTTCAGATAACTCAATACCAATGGCATACCTTACTCTGGATCATCAGTTACAA CCCCTAGCACCATGTCCAAACTCCAAAGAATCTATGGCTGTGTTTGAGCAGCACTGCAAAATGGCACAGGAATATATGAAAGTACAAACGGAGATTGCATTATTACTGCAACGAAA GCAAGAACTAATAGCAGAACTTGACCAGGATGAAAAAGACCAACAAAATACATCTCGTCTGGTACAGGAGCACAAAAAGCTTTTAGATGAAAACAAAAGCCTTTCAACGTATTATCAGCAATGCAAGAAACAGCTGGACGTCATCCGAAGCCAGCAACAGAAACGGCAAGGAACATCCTGA